TCCTTGAGCAAAAGCTAAATAATAAGGAGATAAATGTAGAGGATGTATACCAATTAGCGGTGGCATACGGAGCGGATGCAACAAAATTAATAGCCCTTGCAACTAAAAACGCTACAAATCAAGAACTAATGGAGCTTATCAATAAAGATAGAGGTGGTAACAAAGAGGTATCCGAGGCACTTAAGGGGGAAAGGGATATAAGGATAAATGAGGCAATAAAAGACCTTTCTACGATGCTTGATCCTCTAACAGGTGGGCTTCCAGCAGACCTCAGGATTCAGAAAGGGATGGAATATTCCTTAAAAATTAACCAACTTGGAGGAGAGATTAAGCCTGGAGGAATAATAACTGTCCCTGCTATTAATGAATCAGGGCAAAGTACTACTACATCTATTGTTGGCTTAGATGATTTAGTAAAAGACTGGTGGTTAGGAATTGCTGCTGATGTAGGAGTTAGTTCTATTCCAGCGATTGGAGACTTATATGATGCCTTTACCGTAGTATCAGGATATAGTTTGTCTGGTCCACTTACTCCAATGGAAAGGGCGTTAGTAGCTGGAACATTAATCTGTGGGGTTAATTCTATCCCTGGGGTTTCAGGTGGAGCAGCAAGATTAGGATTAAAAACAGCATTAAAAAATGTATTAGAGAATCATCATCTATTGCCAAAGGCATTCAAGGAAGATTTTATAAAGATGGGGTTTAGTAAAAAAGAACTTGAGTTACTCACTAAGGAATTACCGATTGACCTCCATAGATTATCACCAGAGGGCTTACATGCAAAGACGATAAACTGGAATAAGCAGTGGGAAAAATGGTTGAGAGAAACACCTCCTTCAGAGCTTACAAAAGCCAATGCCCTTAATTACTTAGAGACAATGATAAGAAACCATGAGACCCACTTTACAAAACAAGGAGTAGATGAGATATTAGAGAAGATCAATAAGCTAAAATAAGGAGGCAGAGATGAAGTTTTATAATTTAGAATACGATGACGATAATTATGAGTCTGCTAAAGAAGTAGGAGATAGGATGATGCATATAGGTGCCTGTCCAAAGGATGGATTAAAGCATCCATTTATATGGAAGAAGAGAGAAGGAGAAAAAAGTAATATAATAATTGATCTGTCTTCTCCCAAAATTGGAGACTTCTTAAAGACATGGGGATACACTGCATGGATGATTACAGATAAGGTAGCCAATCTATTCAAAGAGCAAGGATTCACTGGATATGAATTAAGACCTGTAAGGATAAATGAGGTAAAGAAAATGAAAAAAGGAGTATCTATCCCCAAGTTATGGCAATTAGTGATTGTTGGATGGGGAGGTGTAGCACCTCCTGAGTCAGGGATAAAGTGTATATATAAGTGTGAAGTGTGTGGTTACTGGAAGTATCATAGGCTCACCAACCCATCTGCCTTAATCGATATTTCTCAATGGGATGGCTCAGACTTCTTTATGGTCTTCCCATTAGTCCAGTACATCTTTGTCACAGAAAGGGTGAAGCAGTTTGTTGAAGAGAAAGGATTAAAGGGTTGTTTCTTCATAGAACCAAAGGATATTGAATTTGTCAGTGACGAAATAGGTAGCAGCTCTCGTGTTCTTTTACAAAAGATGCCCAAACACCGTGCCAAGGAGATTGGTGACCCATTAGGACTATACAGGGAACCACCAGAGAAGGAAACATCAGAATACAAAGCAATGAGAGAAGCCTTGTTAAAGGTATATAAAGAGACATATACCTCAGGAGAAAGAATAGTCTATCTTGAAGACGAGGATGGCTATCTTGTTGAACCAAGGTTTGATTGAAAGGACACGCAAAGAGTAGAACATGAAAATACTTAAGAGAAAAAAGAAAGTAGTCTATAAGTTAATAATGATATTGTCGTGGGTGATATTAGCCAATGTAAGTAATAGCATAGCATCTGTCACCGTATATAACTTAGGTGGGTCTATCAGCACTTACACTACTATACAAGCAGGTATAAATACATGTCAATCAGGTGCTACGGTAACTGTCTCACCTGGTAATTACAATGAAATAATCTATATAAACAAAGCCATAAATTTGGTAGGTATAGGTACACCTACAATAGATGCTTCTTCGTTCATAAATACAAACACTATAACTTTTGAAGGGACGGCAACAAAAAATGCTGTAATTTCAGGGTTTATAATAACTGGTGCATCATATAAGGATATAAATTGGGTTTATGGCAATGGGATATCTTGCATAAATGGTGCTCAGCCAACCATTACAGACAATATAATTGCAAGAAATAGCAGTGGTGGCGTCATATGCGTTAACTCATTTCCAATCATCACAAATAATAAGATAATACAAAACAGCTACTATGGCATCCGATGCTGGGAGTCGTCAGCAACAATTACAAACAATATAATTGCAAGAAGTGTCAATGGCCTCTTCTTTGCTAATAATTCATCATCAATCCTTACAAAAAATATAATTATAGGAAATTTTGGTGGTGTTTACTGCAGCAATTCACCATCAACCATTACAAGCAATGTAATTGTAAGAAATCGTTTTGATGGCATCTGCTGTAATAGATCGCCATCTATCATTGCAAACAATGTAATTGTAGAAAATGCTCGTGCTGGTATCCGCTGTGAGAGTTCATTATCTGTTATTACAAACAATACAATTGAAGGAAATGGCCACGGCATCTATTGCCAAGATTCATCACCAACTATTACAAATAACATAATCACTCAAAATGGCACAACAAGTCCAGATTGCTATGGTATTTATAATGACCCTGATTATCCAGGCACACTTACCATAGATTACAATTGTATGTGGGGTAATGGCAAGAGTGGGAACAATAATTATTATAAATGTTCCCTTGGAGTGAATGACATTCAAAAAGATCCGCAATTCATAGAGGTTGATGACCATCACCTAAAATCTACCTCACCTTGTATAGATGCTGGTACAGATACTACAGTTCCTTTTTGGCTGAATGCTGAGTTAGATGGTAATCCAAGAATAGTAAGAAGGGTAGACATTGGGGCTTATGAATATCAAAGTCCACCACCACCTGCACAAAGAAGGAAAGAGGATCATCTGGGGGTTAGACCTTGATTATGGAATTCACTTAGTAGATAATTTATTGTTATTATTAGGTTTGAGAATTAAAGATTAAATTTTTAAGTCTTTCTTACCCAGATTATCACTTCATCACAAGAGGAAGGGGATATTTTTAAAAGAGATGTCCCCTTCTTCTTTTTTTATTAGGTCAGGAATTAGGGTCACACCTTGAATGTAGAATGCACTCAAGAGATAAGTTATTGTTATTATTAGGTTTGCAAAGATTAAGTATTAAGTTTTTCTGCCCCCATATTATCACTTCATCATAAGAAGAAGGGGATGTTTTCAAAAGAAATGTCCCCTTCTTCTTTTATTTTTATTAGTAAGCGGATTAAACGGATATATCGGATTCTTCTTTTTTAATCTGCTTAAATCCGCTTAATCCGATTACTAAAAAATAAAAAATCCGTGTCATCCGTGTTCCAAAAGGTGGTAAAAATACCACTTTTTTGTTCAGATGTAACTGTTCACCGCAGAGGCACAAAGACGCAGAGAAAAAAATTAAAATTTATGGACGATATGCTTAATCCCATCCCTGATTTTCATCAGGGCAAGCTCCTGATTTTCATCAGAGCAAGCTTTTAAGAATCGACATATCATGATTGATTAACAAATTTGGTTTTGATGTCTTATGTATTACCTAATTTTTTCTGTTATCTGATTTATTTCCATCTCTTCTCTGTTCCTCTGCGTCTCTGCGGTGAATTACTATTTGAACGGTTACTAATTTTTTATTTCGTAGAACCGATTTGGTATGTAAATTGTGCCTTTTGACCCAATTGTGGTAGAATTGCTTCGGCAACAAGGATAGATTTATTAAACTCTCTATTCTTTAAGGCATTTATAATTGCCTCTTCCTTTATGCCAACCATTACACCTTTTTCTTTTAAGGCATTCAGGACATCTTCTTTTTTAAGCATTAATGCTCCCCTGTCTGGAGGGATTATCGTAAAAAATGCCTTAAGCCCCTTATCCCCAATATCTACTTTAACCTTGCCGCCGAAATCTTTAG
This DNA window, taken from bacterium, encodes the following:
- a CDS encoding right-handed parallel beta-helix repeat-containing protein translates to MKILKRKKKVVYKLIMILSWVILANVSNSIASVTVYNLGGSISTYTTIQAGINTCQSGATVTVSPGNYNEIIYINKAINLVGIGTPTIDASSFINTNTITFEGTATKNAVISGFIITGASYKDINWVYGNGISCINGAQPTITDNIIARNSSGGVICVNSFPIITNNKIIQNSYYGIRCWESSATITNNIIARSVNGLFFANNSSSILTKNIIIGNFGGVYCSNSPSTITSNVIVRNRFDGICCNRSPSIIANNVIVENARAGIRCESSLSVITNNTIEGNGHGIYCQDSSPTITNNIITQNGTTSPDCYGIYNDPDYPGTLTIDYNCMWGNGKSGNNNYYKCSLGVNDIQKDPQFIEVDDHHLKSTSPCIDAGTDTTVPFWLNAELDGNPRIVRRVDIGAYEYQSPPPPAQRRKEDHLGVRP